The proteins below are encoded in one region of Belonocnema kinseyi isolate 2016_QV_RU_SX_M_011 chromosome 5, B_treatae_v1, whole genome shotgun sequence:
- the LOC117172328 gene encoding patatin-like phospholipase domain-containing protein 2 isoform X2, with translation MNLSFAGCGFLGIYHVGVAVCFKKYAPHLLLDKISGASAGAIAACCLLCDLPLGEVTSNVLRLAKEARQRALGPFSPSFNVQDILLESLQKFLPEDAHLKVNGKLHVSLTRVYDYKNVIVSQFNSKEDLLQALLASSFIPVFSGLLPPRFHGIRYMDGGLSDNLPILDENTITVSPFCGENDICPRDISSQLFHVNVANTSIELSRQNIYRFARILFPPKPEILSKMCKQGFDDALRFLHRNNLINCTRCLAVQSTFVVSETLDDMMEYDPECMECRVHREEALVANLPETLMSIFQDAIDSANKGIVNWLFKHRSVKLLSLLSIPYTLPADVAYATFTKLLRYFSTFVMNAPKLRKNLLEVSRFLLEHLSLLFPKINFYYLPMSQTIKCHLNITEYSPKFYGFDDSDDEEGIFNQKEMLNLTLRYNKSWKDLTQSSNCIINMSDLTPIDDTFENILQATSDQEALMAYYYMDEDNKVRVTEIFDVTDADKHSPMELEVDSNVQIDEWDEPAWKAKHTITDVVSQMPYVSNNTRRSSEDSSDISIDEDVIDGFNIFSDPESEWGMEQCNNVQTSLPLNSPSDSRPEVDQPSNTST, from the exons GGGAGGTGACTAGCAATGTTTTGAGACTCGCAAAAGAAGCTAGACAACGAGCACTTGGTCCTTTCAGTCCTTCCTTCAATGTCCAGGATATTCTACTAGAGAGTTTGCAAAAG tttcttcCTGAAGACGCTCACTTAAAAGTGAACGGGAAACTTCACGTTTCTCTGACGAGAGTATACGACtacaaaaatgttattgtttcaCAGTTCAATTCGAAAGAAGATTTACTCCAA GCTCTTCTCGCAAGTTCGTTCATTCCAGTCTTCTCTGGTTTGTTGCCTCCCAGATTTCATGGCATTAGGTACATGGATGGAGGTCTCAGCGACAATCTTCCCATCCTCGACGAAAATACGATCACAGTCAGTCCATTCTGCGGGGAAAACGATATTTGTCCCCGAGATATTTCCTCGCAATTATTCCAT gtAAATGTTGCAAATACGAGCATCGAATtatcaagacaaaatatttataggTTCGCGAGAATACTTTTCCCTCCAAAGCCAGAG ATTCTCTCAAAAATGTGTAAGCAAGGGTTTGATGACGCCCTGCGTTTTTTGCatcgaaataatttaatcaacTGCACGCGATGTTTGGCTGTACAGTCGACTTTTGTTGTTTCCGAAACTTTGGACGACATGATGGAATACGATCCAGAATGCATGGAATGTAGAGTGCACAGAGAA GAGGCATTAGTAGCAAACTTGCCTGAAACGCTCATGTCGATATTCCAAGATGCAATCGATTCAGCAAACAAGGGAATTGTTAATTGGCTTTTTAAACATAGGAGCGTCAAACTTTTGTCTCTTTTGAGTATTCCGTATACTTTACCAGCTGATGTCGCTTACGCAACCTTCACAAA ATTGTTACGTTATTTTTCTACATTCGTGATGAATGCTCCGAAACTGAGGAAGAATCTTTTAGAAGTAAGCCGGTTCTTATTGGAACATTTGAGCTTACTTTTcccaaaaatcaacttttattatcTGCCGATGTCGCAAACTATCAAATGCCATTTAAATATTACGGAATACAGTCCGA AATTTTACGGCTTTGACGACTCGGATGATGAGGAAGGGATATTTAATCAGAAAGAGATGCTGAATTTGACTCTCCGATATAACAAATCTTGGAAGGACCTCACGCAatcttcaaattgtattattaacatGTCAGACTTAACGCCGATTGACGACACTTTTGAAAACATTCTTCAA GCGACATCGGATCAAGAAGCGTTGATGGCGTATTATTACATGGACGAAGATAATAAAGTTCGTGTCACAGAAATATTCGATGTCACGGACGCTGATAAACATTCGCCTATGGAACTCGAAGTTGACTCAAATGTACAAATTGATGAGTGGGACGAACCCGCGTGGAAAGCAAAGCACACTATAACCGAcg ttgTGTCTCAAATGCCTTACGTCAGCAATAATACTCGACGAAGTTCAGAAGATTCTTCCGACATTTCAATCGACGAAGATGTCATTGACGGTTTCAACATTTTCTCCGATCCAGAAAGCGAATGGGGAATGGAACAATGCAACAATGTCCAAACATCCCTTCCTTTAAATTCTCCATCGGATAGTCGACCCGAAGTTGATCAACCTTCGAACACGTCCacttag
- the LOC117172328 gene encoding patatin-like phospholipase domain-containing protein 2 isoform X1, translated as MNLSFAGCGFLGIYHVGVAVCFKKYAPHLLLDKISGASAGAIAACCLLCDLPLGEVTSNVLRLAKEARQRALGPFSPSFNVQDILLESLQKFLPEDAHLKVNGKLHVSLTRVYDYKNVIVSQFNSKEDLLQALLASSFIPVFSGLLPPRFHGIRYMDGGLSDNLPILDENTITVSPFCGENDICPRDISSQLFHVNVANTSIELSRQNIYRFARILFPPKPEILSKMCKQGFDDALRFLHRNNLINCTRCLAVQSTFVVSETLDDMMEYDPECMECRVHREEALVANLPETLMSIFQDAIDSANKGIVNWLFKHRSVKLLSLLSIPYTLPADVAYATFTKLLRYFSTFVMNAPKLRKNLLEVSRFLLEHLSLLFPKINFYYLPMSQTIKCHLNITEYSPSEFEFYGFDDSDDEEGIFNQKEMLNLTLRYNKSWKDLTQSSNCIINMSDLTPIDDTFENILQATSDQEALMAYYYMDEDNKVRVTEIFDVTDADKHSPMELEVDSNVQIDEWDEPAWKAKHTITDVVSQMPYVSNNTRRSSEDSSDISIDEDVIDGFNIFSDPESEWGMEQCNNVQTSLPLNSPSDSRPEVDQPSNTST; from the exons GGGAGGTGACTAGCAATGTTTTGAGACTCGCAAAAGAAGCTAGACAACGAGCACTTGGTCCTTTCAGTCCTTCCTTCAATGTCCAGGATATTCTACTAGAGAGTTTGCAAAAG tttcttcCTGAAGACGCTCACTTAAAAGTGAACGGGAAACTTCACGTTTCTCTGACGAGAGTATACGACtacaaaaatgttattgtttcaCAGTTCAATTCGAAAGAAGATTTACTCCAA GCTCTTCTCGCAAGTTCGTTCATTCCAGTCTTCTCTGGTTTGTTGCCTCCCAGATTTCATGGCATTAGGTACATGGATGGAGGTCTCAGCGACAATCTTCCCATCCTCGACGAAAATACGATCACAGTCAGTCCATTCTGCGGGGAAAACGATATTTGTCCCCGAGATATTTCCTCGCAATTATTCCAT gtAAATGTTGCAAATACGAGCATCGAATtatcaagacaaaatatttataggTTCGCGAGAATACTTTTCCCTCCAAAGCCAGAG ATTCTCTCAAAAATGTGTAAGCAAGGGTTTGATGACGCCCTGCGTTTTTTGCatcgaaataatttaatcaacTGCACGCGATGTTTGGCTGTACAGTCGACTTTTGTTGTTTCCGAAACTTTGGACGACATGATGGAATACGATCCAGAATGCATGGAATGTAGAGTGCACAGAGAA GAGGCATTAGTAGCAAACTTGCCTGAAACGCTCATGTCGATATTCCAAGATGCAATCGATTCAGCAAACAAGGGAATTGTTAATTGGCTTTTTAAACATAGGAGCGTCAAACTTTTGTCTCTTTTGAGTATTCCGTATACTTTACCAGCTGATGTCGCTTACGCAACCTTCACAAA ATTGTTACGTTATTTTTCTACATTCGTGATGAATGCTCCGAAACTGAGGAAGAATCTTTTAGAAGTAAGCCGGTTCTTATTGGAACATTTGAGCTTACTTTTcccaaaaatcaacttttattatcTGCCGATGTCGCAAACTATCAAATGCCATTTAAATATTACGGAATACAGTCCGAGTGAGTTCG AATTTTACGGCTTTGACGACTCGGATGATGAGGAAGGGATATTTAATCAGAAAGAGATGCTGAATTTGACTCTCCGATATAACAAATCTTGGAAGGACCTCACGCAatcttcaaattgtattattaacatGTCAGACTTAACGCCGATTGACGACACTTTTGAAAACATTCTTCAA GCGACATCGGATCAAGAAGCGTTGATGGCGTATTATTACATGGACGAAGATAATAAAGTTCGTGTCACAGAAATATTCGATGTCACGGACGCTGATAAACATTCGCCTATGGAACTCGAAGTTGACTCAAATGTACAAATTGATGAGTGGGACGAACCCGCGTGGAAAGCAAAGCACACTATAACCGAcg ttgTGTCTCAAATGCCTTACGTCAGCAATAATACTCGACGAAGTTCAGAAGATTCTTCCGACATTTCAATCGACGAAGATGTCATTGACGGTTTCAACATTTTCTCCGATCCAGAAAGCGAATGGGGAATGGAACAATGCAACAATGTCCAAACATCCCTTCCTTTAAATTCTCCATCGGATAGTCGACCCGAAGTTGATCAACCTTCGAACACGTCCacttag
- the LOC117172328 gene encoding patatin-like phospholipase domain-containing protein 2 isoform X3 has product MNLSFAGCGFLGIYHVGVAVCFKKYAPHLLLDKISGASAGAIAACCLLCDLPLGEVTSNVLRLAKEARQRALGPFSPSFNVQDILLESLQKFLPEDAHLKVNGKLHVSLTRVYDYKNVIVSQFNSKEDLLQALLASSFIPVFSGLLPPRFHGIRYMDGGLSDNLPILDENTITVSPFCGENDICPRDISSQLFHVNVANTSIELSRQNIYRFARILFPPKPEILSKMCKQGFDDALRFLHRNNLINCTRCLAVQSTFVVSETLDDMMEYDPECMECRVHREEALVANLPETLMSIFQDAIDSANKGIVNWLFKHRSVKLLSLLSIPYTLPADVAYATFTKLLRYFSTFVMNAPKLRKNLLEVSRFLLEHLSLLFPKINFYYLPMSQTIKCHLNITEYSPSEFEFYGFDDSDDEEGIFNQKEMLNLTLRYNKSWKDLTQSSNCIINMSDLTPIDDTFENILQATSDQEALMAYYYMDEDNKVRVTEIFDVTDADKHSPMELEVDSNVQIDEWDEPAWKAKHTITDG; this is encoded by the exons GGGAGGTGACTAGCAATGTTTTGAGACTCGCAAAAGAAGCTAGACAACGAGCACTTGGTCCTTTCAGTCCTTCCTTCAATGTCCAGGATATTCTACTAGAGAGTTTGCAAAAG tttcttcCTGAAGACGCTCACTTAAAAGTGAACGGGAAACTTCACGTTTCTCTGACGAGAGTATACGACtacaaaaatgttattgtttcaCAGTTCAATTCGAAAGAAGATTTACTCCAA GCTCTTCTCGCAAGTTCGTTCATTCCAGTCTTCTCTGGTTTGTTGCCTCCCAGATTTCATGGCATTAGGTACATGGATGGAGGTCTCAGCGACAATCTTCCCATCCTCGACGAAAATACGATCACAGTCAGTCCATTCTGCGGGGAAAACGATATTTGTCCCCGAGATATTTCCTCGCAATTATTCCAT gtAAATGTTGCAAATACGAGCATCGAATtatcaagacaaaatatttataggTTCGCGAGAATACTTTTCCCTCCAAAGCCAGAG ATTCTCTCAAAAATGTGTAAGCAAGGGTTTGATGACGCCCTGCGTTTTTTGCatcgaaataatttaatcaacTGCACGCGATGTTTGGCTGTACAGTCGACTTTTGTTGTTTCCGAAACTTTGGACGACATGATGGAATACGATCCAGAATGCATGGAATGTAGAGTGCACAGAGAA GAGGCATTAGTAGCAAACTTGCCTGAAACGCTCATGTCGATATTCCAAGATGCAATCGATTCAGCAAACAAGGGAATTGTTAATTGGCTTTTTAAACATAGGAGCGTCAAACTTTTGTCTCTTTTGAGTATTCCGTATACTTTACCAGCTGATGTCGCTTACGCAACCTTCACAAA ATTGTTACGTTATTTTTCTACATTCGTGATGAATGCTCCGAAACTGAGGAAGAATCTTTTAGAAGTAAGCCGGTTCTTATTGGAACATTTGAGCTTACTTTTcccaaaaatcaacttttattatcTGCCGATGTCGCAAACTATCAAATGCCATTTAAATATTACGGAATACAGTCCGAGTGAGTTCG AATTTTACGGCTTTGACGACTCGGATGATGAGGAAGGGATATTTAATCAGAAAGAGATGCTGAATTTGACTCTCCGATATAACAAATCTTGGAAGGACCTCACGCAatcttcaaattgtattattaacatGTCAGACTTAACGCCGATTGACGACACTTTTGAAAACATTCTTCAA GCGACATCGGATCAAGAAGCGTTGATGGCGTATTATTACATGGACGAAGATAATAAAGTTCGTGTCACAGAAATATTCGATGTCACGGACGCTGATAAACATTCGCCTATGGAACTCGAAGTTGACTCAAATGTACAAATTGATGAGTGGGACGAACCCGCGTGGAAAGCAAAGCACACTATAACCGAcg GGTAG